From a single Aggregatilinea lenta genomic region:
- a CDS encoding SMP-30/gluconolactonase/LRE family protein: MAGHVELALDAQAVLGEGPLWDEREKCLYWVDIVSQALHVYNPASGENKTSHVGQMVSTVVLSETGSVLLAVQNGLAWFDLVSGKLDIIVDPESDKPGNRFNDGKCDPGGRFWAGTMDVSASLPRKGSLYRLDPDMSVHTMLTDISISNGIVWTADHKTMYFNDSIPGTVTAFDFDNATGDISNPRIVIQVPENMGMPDGMAIDSEGMLWIAHFYGGAVHRWNPDTGKVLETIKLPASNPTACAFAGDNLDELYITTARDSLSAEQLKQEPHSGGLFHVKTGVVGTVTHRFKGQQASRS, encoded by the coding sequence ATGGCAGGACACGTTGAACTGGCCTTGGACGCGCAGGCTGTACTTGGCGAAGGGCCATTGTGGGATGAACGAGAAAAATGTTTATACTGGGTTGATATTGTGAGCCAGGCTCTTCATGTCTACAACCCTGCCTCAGGGGAAAACAAAACATCCCATGTTGGGCAAATGGTCAGCACGGTTGTTCTTAGCGAGACTGGCAGTGTATTACTCGCCGTACAGAATGGTCTTGCATGGTTTGATCTGGTCTCAGGAAAACTTGATATCATCGTTGATCCCGAATCCGACAAGCCAGGCAACCGTTTCAATGACGGGAAATGCGATCCAGGGGGTCGGTTTTGGGCCGGAACGATGGATGTGTCCGCCTCCCTACCCCGTAAAGGCAGTTTATACCGTCTTGATCCCGACATGAGCGTTCACACCATGCTGACCGATATCTCCATATCGAATGGTATTGTGTGGACAGCCGATCACAAGACGATGTATTTCAACGATTCGATCCCCGGTACGGTGACCGCGTTCGATTTCGACAACGCGACGGGCGACATCAGCAATCCTCGCATCGTGATTCAGGTTCCTGAAAACATGGGGATGCCGGATGGCATGGCCATTGACAGTGAGGGGATGCTGTGGATAGCGCATTTCTACGGCGGGGCTGTGCATCGTTGGAATCCAGACACGGGCAAAGTGCTTGAAACCATCAAACTGCCCGCCTCCAACCCGACCGCGTGTGCCTTTGCCGGGGATAATCTGGACGAATTGTATATCACGACCGCGCGCGATTCATTGAGCGCTGAACAACTCAAACAAGAGCCACATTCAGGTGGCTTGTTCCACGTGAAGACGGGAGTCGTCGGCACGGTTACCCACCGCTTTAAGGGCCAGCAAGCCAGTCGATCATAA
- a CDS encoding response regulator, whose translation MTDETISILIADDHAVVRQGLRALIDTEPGMILVGEAQDGIEAVLKARALHPDVILLDMVMPRQGGLETIKQIKVEWPDTRILVLTSFAEDEKVFPAIKAGALGYILKDSSPGQLLQAIRDVYRGESSLHPTIARKLILELNQEPEQPLTEDPLTEREVDVLQQLAQGLSNQQIAENLVLSERTVRAHVSHILDKLHIANRTQAALYALRKGISNLEAD comes from the coding sequence TTGACTGATGAAACCATAAGCATCTTGATCGCTGATGACCATGCCGTTGTGCGCCAGGGTTTACGCGCCCTGATCGACACGGAACCAGGGATGATACTGGTGGGCGAAGCACAGGACGGTATCGAGGCCGTGCTGAAAGCTCGCGCGCTGCACCCTGACGTCATTCTGCTGGACATGGTCATGCCGCGTCAGGGTGGATTGGAAACGATCAAGCAGATCAAAGTTGAATGGCCCGATACGCGCATTCTTGTGCTAACCAGTTTTGCCGAAGATGAAAAGGTATTTCCGGCGATCAAGGCGGGGGCATTGGGCTACATCCTCAAGGACTCCTCGCCAGGTCAGTTGCTACAGGCGATCCGCGACGTATACCGCGGTGAGTCATCGCTGCATCCGACCATCGCTCGCAAGCTCATTTTGGAACTGAACCAGGAACCGGAACAACCACTCACGGAAGACCCTCTAACCGAACGTGAGGTCGACGTTTTGCAGCAACTCGCGCAGGGATTATCCAACCAACAGATTGCCGAAAACCTCGTCCTCAGTGAGCGCACAGTACGCGCCCATGTCAGTCACATCCTCGACAAGCTCCACATTGCCAACCGCACCCAGGCTGCGCTGTATGCGCTGCGTAAGGGCATTAGCAACCTGGAAGCTGATTAG
- a CDS encoding pyridoxal-phosphate-dependent aminotransferase family protein — MTNKLMIPGPVMLEDDVLFQMGQQVQPHYGPQWTAIFNETIDLLKLVFETKGDVHILVGSGTAGVDASIASLTAPGETIVVGVNGHFGHRLVEIGQAYGLNVISVEAPLGKPLKAADFDRALTQHANAAAVAVVHLETSTTVLNPVEDIANVSRRHDVPVIVDAVSSLGGVPLAMDDWGIDLCASASQKCLGAPAGLAQVAISQRAWDIMASKPQRNHGWYLNLQVWQQHAIKWSDWHPYPITMPTNTVLALRTSLQSLLAEGVTNRIQHYSDLANRLRSGIRDLGLRLFASEDCLAPVLTGVISPDGIPSSDIVGYLLNEHGIKISGGFGDEMKERIFRVGHMGPTLTESDIDAVLNGVEAFLKSK; from the coding sequence TTGACAAACAAACTTATGATCCCCGGTCCGGTGATGCTTGAAGATGACGTTTTGTTCCAGATGGGGCAGCAGGTGCAGCCACATTACGGCCCTCAATGGACGGCGATTTTCAATGAAACGATTGATTTGCTCAAACTGGTTTTTGAAACGAAGGGCGATGTTCACATTCTTGTCGGCTCGGGGACTGCCGGGGTAGACGCGTCTATTGCCAGCCTGACAGCACCGGGCGAGACCATTGTGGTAGGTGTCAATGGACACTTTGGACACCGGTTGGTCGAGATAGGCCAGGCCTACGGGCTGAATGTAATTTCCGTGGAAGCTCCACTTGGGAAACCACTCAAAGCGGCTGATTTTGATAGGGCGCTCACCCAACACGCTAACGCAGCCGCCGTCGCCGTCGTTCATTTGGAAACTTCGACGACGGTGTTGAATCCTGTCGAAGACATTGCCAACGTATCCCGCCGTCATGATGTGCCGGTGATTGTCGATGCGGTCTCTTCGTTGGGGGGTGTTCCCCTGGCGATGGATGACTGGGGTATTGATCTCTGCGCGAGCGCCTCGCAGAAATGCCTGGGAGCACCGGCTGGTCTTGCGCAAGTCGCCATCAGTCAAAGAGCCTGGGACATTATGGCATCAAAGCCTCAAAGAAATCACGGGTGGTATCTCAACCTGCAAGTCTGGCAACAACACGCCATAAAATGGAGTGATTGGCACCCCTACCCAATAACGATGCCCACTAACACCGTGCTTGCCCTCAGAACAAGCCTCCAAAGCTTGTTAGCAGAGGGCGTCACAAATCGTATACAACACTATTCAGACCTGGCGAACCGCCTCCGCAGTGGAATTCGAGATCTTGGTCTGAGGCTTTTTGCTTCCGAAGATTGTCTGGCGCCGGTTCTGACGGGAGTGATCAGTCCAGACGGGATCCCTAGCAGCGACATTGTAGGTTATTTGCTCAATGAACACGGTATTAAGATTTCTGGCGGATTCGGAGATGAGATGAAGGAACGTATCTTCCGTGTGGGCCATATGGGGCCAACGCTCACCGAGTCAGATATTGATGCTGTTCTGAATGGTGTGGAAGCGTTTCTGAAGAGTAAATGA
- a CDS encoding transposase, with translation MPRKRYASDEIIHKLREAEVLLSQGQTVQEAVRQLGIAEQTYYRWRKDYGGLDKSQAARLKELEREHLRLKQLVAELSLDKSILEEALSKK, from the coding sequence ATGCCACGTAAGCGTTACGCATCCGACGAGATCATCCACAAGTTACGCGAGGCTGAGGTGTTGCTCAGCCAGGGTCAGACGGTGCAAGAAGCGGTCCGTCAACTCGGGATTGCCGAGCAGACGTACTACCGCTGGCGCAAAGATTATGGTGGGCTGGACAAAAGCCAGGCAGCACGACTGAAAGAGCTGGAACGCGAGCATCTCAGGCTGAAACAGCTGGTGGCGGAGCTATCGCTGGACAAGTCGATTTTGGAGGAAGCGCTGTCAAAAAAGTAG
- a CDS encoding serine hydrolase domain-containing protein, translating into MRFRTALIVTLMLLTLLSGLTATAQDGPQAFPPDVVAEIQAEMDDLTAGGLPPGMVVWIDAPEYQFAGASGFADLMHGIPMPPEGAFRIGSITKMFTATVIVQLAEDGVLTLDDPLALWLPEVVDQLPYGDRITLRHLLTHTSGVFNIVEHDAYWADIFAEADIDEDAGSVTLDCVQRDPHDTLARYVYGKDANFEPGARWSYSNTNYTLLGMVIEAATAMPLAEAYRTHIYEPLGMESTFLDCYEDPVIDVVHGYTGFGDTMSDVTELHESVGWSAGGLVSTAPDLIAFARGLFGGTLFDDPESLVAMTTPAPGSSYGLGITVQADYMGHAGYIAGFRTLLNYAPAFDTVVVMLYNNDAADPELSQADVLNLALPLLRAED; encoded by the coding sequence ATGCGTTTCCGTACCGCCTTGATCGTGACCTTGATGCTGTTGACACTGCTGTCCGGCTTGACCGCCACCGCCCAGGACGGACCGCAGGCGTTCCCGCCGGATGTTGTCGCAGAGATACAAGCGGAAATGGACGATCTGACCGCGGGCGGACTCCCGCCCGGCATGGTCGTGTGGATCGACGCCCCGGAGTACCAGTTCGCGGGGGCCAGTGGTTTCGCGGATCTCATGCACGGTATCCCGATGCCGCCGGAGGGTGCGTTTCGGATTGGCAGCATCACCAAGATGTTCACCGCGACGGTGATTGTCCAGCTTGCGGAGGATGGCGTGCTGACCCTGGACGATCCGTTGGCGCTGTGGCTGCCGGAGGTAGTCGATCAACTGCCCTATGGTGACCGGATCACGCTGCGCCACCTGCTGACGCACACGTCCGGTGTGTTCAACATTGTCGAACACGACGCTTACTGGGCTGATATCTTCGCTGAGGCAGACATCGATGAAGATGCAGGGAGCGTGACACTGGACTGCGTCCAACGGGATCCCCACGACACGCTCGCCCGCTACGTCTATGGGAAAGATGCCAACTTTGAGCCGGGGGCACGGTGGAGCTATAGCAACACCAACTACACGCTGCTCGGTATGGTGATCGAAGCGGCGACGGCTATGCCGCTCGCAGAGGCGTATCGCACGCACATCTATGAACCGCTGGGCATGGAGTCAACGTTCCTGGATTGCTACGAAGACCCGGTGATTGATGTGGTGCACGGCTATACAGGTTTTGGGGACACCATGTCCGATGTCACTGAACTGCATGAATCGGTCGGATGGTCGGCGGGCGGCCTGGTCTCTACCGCACCGGACCTGATCGCCTTCGCGCGCGGGTTGTTCGGTGGGACACTGTTTGACGATCCGGAGTCGCTGGTCGCGATGACGACGCCCGCCCCCGGCAGTTCCTACGGCCTGGGCATCACGGTCCAGGCGGACTATATGGGGCATGCAGGCTATATTGCCGGTTTTCGAACGCTGCTCAATTATGCGCCCGCGTTCGATACGGTCGTGGTGATGCTCTACAACAACGATGCCGCCGATCCCGAACTGAGCCAGGCGGATGTGCTGAATCTGGCGCTCCCGTTGCTGCGCGCGGAGGATTGA
- a CDS encoding sensor histidine kinase yields the protein MFDVTNFSLKDMTQCGLALRDMGNNASSMEETTNRIVHYLNNHLTDATGEKVCALTRFFITMPYHELDNDNQHHAQKLLGGVPDNAHLRCQTLLATVGMEPAWNDRHQSNYYKNLPLTPEILNANPMYVQFAESFGVVMDYSVTPDPELIAELEQTSYNVFHVLDARNSEYVPDQIDFVKPYGIRSVFGFFGMLPSSQVFSVVIFTRAVVPRDIVNYLKPLAFNIKLAILPFDEVAVFSNSVAASNVHQSNILAQLRSEAGSLRQLVNVQEQVVVEQSERIQTVMDELRQQADQLAAINSDLENEIRENEALRQQAAEMAILEERNRLARDLHDSVTQSLYSLTLFAEASQRLVHGGDVERASGYLTQVGETAQQALKEMRLLVYELRPLALEEGGLVSALQQRLDAVEGRAGVEAQLLVNDVVELPAAVEEELYRIAQEALNNILKHANARSVTVRIEMDADRVQLTIEDDGCGFDPKSTASGGGMGLVSIRERCEGLGASLTIKSTDGMGTILQITLDCSENCSKGLFHFD from the coding sequence GTGTTTGACGTAACTAACTTCAGCTTGAAGGATATGACCCAGTGCGGCCTGGCACTGCGCGACATGGGTAACAATGCGAGCAGTATGGAAGAGACCACCAACCGCATTGTGCATTACCTCAACAATCATCTGACCGATGCCACTGGGGAAAAAGTCTGTGCGCTTACGCGCTTTTTCATTACCATGCCTTACCATGAACTCGATAATGATAACCAACACCACGCGCAAAAACTGCTGGGTGGTGTGCCGGATAATGCGCACCTACGCTGCCAAACCCTGCTAGCGACGGTGGGAATGGAACCGGCCTGGAATGATCGCCACCAATCGAACTACTACAAAAACCTGCCCCTGACCCCAGAAATCCTCAATGCCAATCCGATGTACGTCCAGTTTGCCGAGTCATTTGGTGTCGTGATGGATTATTCCGTTACGCCTGATCCGGAACTGATTGCTGAGCTAGAGCAGACCAGCTACAACGTTTTTCATGTGTTGGATGCACGAAACAGTGAGTACGTCCCAGATCAAATAGACTTTGTCAAGCCCTATGGCATACGGTCAGTGTTTGGTTTTTTCGGAATGCTGCCCAGCAGCCAAGTATTTTCTGTAGTTATTTTCACGCGCGCTGTCGTTCCGCGTGACATCGTGAACTACTTAAAGCCGTTGGCTTTCAACATCAAACTGGCCATCCTGCCATTTGATGAAGTTGCGGTCTTCTCAAACTCTGTGGCGGCCTCGAATGTTCATCAGAGCAATATATTGGCTCAACTTCGTTCGGAAGCCGGTAGTCTACGGCAGTTGGTGAATGTACAAGAGCAGGTTGTTGTCGAGCAATCAGAACGTATCCAGACAGTGATGGACGAACTGCGCCAACAAGCCGATCAACTTGCCGCGATCAACAGTGATCTGGAAAACGAGATTCGTGAGAATGAAGCCCTGCGCCAGCAAGCTGCTGAGATGGCAATCCTTGAAGAACGCAATCGGCTCGCCCGCGATCTACACGACTCGGTGACACAGTCGCTTTACAGTCTCACGCTGTTTGCCGAAGCCAGTCAACGCTTAGTTCACGGGGGCGACGTGGAACGCGCCAGTGGCTACCTGACACAGGTTGGGGAAACGGCGCAGCAAGCATTGAAAGAGATGCGTTTGCTCGTGTACGAACTGCGGCCCCTGGCTTTGGAAGAAGGAGGATTGGTTAGTGCATTGCAGCAGCGACTCGACGCGGTGGAAGGACGTGCCGGAGTTGAAGCACAGTTGTTGGTAAATGACGTTGTCGAACTTCCGGCAGCAGTGGAAGAGGAGTTGTATCGTATTGCACAGGAAGCTTTGAACAACATCCTGAAGCACGCCAACGCACGCTCTGTCACCGTTCGCATTGAGATGGACGCGGATCGGGTACAATTGACAATTGAAGATGATGGCTGTGGTTTTGATCCAAAGTCAACCGCGTCCGGTGGAGGTATGGGGTTGGTCAGTATCCGTGAGCGGTGTGAAGGACTGGGTGCGTCTTTGACAATTAAGTCCACTGACGGGATGGGTACAATACTCCAGATCACGCTCGATTGCAGCGAGAACTGTTCGAAAGGATTATTTCATTTTGACTGA